A single Pararhizobium sp. A13 DNA region contains:
- a CDS encoding adenylate/guanylate cyclase domain-containing protein has product MDDVRKWLGQLRLDHLADIFAECQIDFDSLRLLSDQDLQEMRIPLGPRRKILAGIKLLKQEDGSRLPPTAIERRQLTILFCDLVGSTEYAVRMDPEDFSKLTRTYLARCASAVKSHNGIATNYIGDALQALFGYPIAEEDDAERALELAFDILNLVPRIPVPDGPPLQVRIGVASGLVVVGDFLGAPAGVSTVALGSIPNLAQRLQTLADPQTILTDQKTYETAAGAFVFTDLGPQSLKGFSDQVRVWRVEKPRVLENRFAKRTRLTELVGRRGEMTRLLELWHRVAADHRGETVLISGEPGIGKSRLIFEVQRRIPRCTSLTLQCSSAYSNTALFPFLSLLKRYAGMHANDPAHVSLEKLEGVLALSDVPLSDSMPIFAGLLSIDQTRYLTSELTSTRQRDVSHRILIDWLHSVTRINPVLFSIEDEQWIDPSSGAVLETLIGEATSFPMLILVTTREKSLRTHPESGNLHDIKLERLNDAEAQTLVSSITKGKNLPDETSISVLSRAEGVPLYVEELARAALETGLSFDRVEPGSQRPAIGVPSSLQSSLLSRLDKLGSGKTIAQIASVIGREFDVSTLAHLCDLSATALKSTLRHLTSSGLISPQLATSGQYYTFTHALLQEAAHDTLLHERCRELHRKVAGALETIHPRLAAEHPEVLAQHFAAAELFEQAADCWLTAGLNMGKTWAKVEAANMFANGLACLAKLPASVERDRKELQLELERGDVLYATFGYVTQEGSAAYRNVMRLSEKLGDTEAPIRALDGLFGTAFNSAHFSDAEWASDQLLDIGRSRTNLKALVLGLQFKGMSLFAQGHIGQARDYLEQSLQYEARSGEIGSDFPSMAMLYLSWTLQLAGSDEAALQLYRAAEVNARQHSAYRLAACLGNGCILMALRNDVGPLREMIDELIPLAEENGFRMWLNMASFFQGLSMVRTDGDLRGLEKMRKTCDNLGEQEIDKSCYLGLLADCYLATGDIENAAATLNQALDLVSHTGEHYFTAELLRLKAEVQRRTNPSADDIEGTLQEAIAFARNQGAANWERKTMASLAKLSQLST; this is encoded by the coding sequence GGTTCGGATGGATCCGGAAGACTTCAGCAAATTGACGCGCACCTATCTGGCACGGTGCGCCAGCGCTGTGAAAAGCCACAACGGCATTGCCACAAACTATATCGGCGATGCTCTCCAGGCCCTGTTCGGTTACCCGATAGCGGAGGAGGATGACGCGGAACGGGCGCTTGAACTCGCATTCGACATTCTCAACCTCGTGCCTCGCATACCGGTGCCGGACGGGCCGCCCTTGCAGGTTCGCATCGGAGTGGCCAGCGGCTTGGTCGTTGTCGGAGATTTTCTCGGCGCGCCAGCCGGCGTGTCCACGGTCGCGTTGGGGTCCATTCCCAACCTGGCACAGCGGCTTCAGACACTGGCCGATCCGCAAACGATACTAACGGACCAAAAGACCTACGAGACCGCGGCCGGCGCATTCGTCTTTACCGATCTCGGCCCGCAATCGCTGAAGGGTTTTTCCGATCAGGTGCGGGTTTGGCGGGTCGAAAAACCGCGCGTCCTCGAGAACCGGTTTGCAAAGCGGACACGCTTGACCGAACTGGTCGGCCGTCGCGGGGAAATGACCCGTTTGCTCGAACTTTGGCACAGGGTGGCTGCCGACCATCGCGGCGAGACCGTCTTGATCTCCGGCGAACCCGGGATCGGAAAGTCTCGTTTGATATTCGAAGTCCAGCGCCGCATCCCGCGATGCACCAGTTTGACGCTCCAGTGCTCGAGCGCCTATTCCAACACCGCCCTGTTCCCTTTCCTATCGCTTCTCAAGCGCTATGCCGGCATGCACGCCAACGATCCGGCCCACGTAAGCCTGGAAAAACTGGAAGGGGTTCTCGCACTGAGCGATGTTCCCCTGTCCGATTCCATGCCGATATTTGCAGGATTGCTGTCCATCGATCAGACGCGCTACCTGACCTCTGAGCTGACATCCACACGGCAGCGGGATGTTTCACACAGAATCCTGATCGACTGGCTACATTCTGTCACGCGGATCAATCCGGTCCTGTTTTCCATCGAGGACGAACAATGGATCGATCCCTCGTCGGGCGCGGTTCTCGAAACGCTCATCGGGGAAGCGACCTCCTTTCCGATGCTCATCCTGGTCACCACGCGCGAAAAATCACTACGGACACACCCCGAGTCGGGAAACCTGCATGACATAAAGTTGGAGCGGCTGAACGACGCGGAGGCCCAGACGCTGGTTAGCAGCATTACCAAAGGTAAAAACCTGCCCGACGAAACCAGCATCTCGGTTCTAAGCCGGGCTGAAGGTGTGCCGCTCTATGTCGAGGAACTGGCGCGCGCCGCTTTGGAGACGGGGCTTTCCTTCGACCGTGTCGAGCCAGGTTCACAAAGGCCTGCAATCGGAGTTCCCAGTTCGCTGCAATCCTCGCTGCTTTCGCGGCTGGACAAACTCGGTTCCGGCAAGACCATTGCCCAAATTGCCTCCGTGATCGGACGCGAATTCGATGTTAGTACGCTTGCCCACCTTTGCGACCTTTCGGCCACCGCTCTCAAGTCGACGCTAAGGCATCTTACATCGTCCGGACTGATTTCACCGCAATTGGCGACGAGCGGACAATATTACACGTTCACGCACGCACTGTTGCAGGAGGCCGCACACGATACGCTGCTGCACGAAAGATGCCGGGAACTCCACAGGAAAGTCGCAGGCGCCCTCGAAACTATCCATCCCCGGTTGGCGGCGGAGCACCCTGAAGTGCTCGCTCAGCACTTCGCTGCGGCCGAGTTGTTCGAACAAGCGGCCGACTGCTGGCTGACCGCCGGGCTCAATATGGGCAAGACCTGGGCCAAGGTGGAGGCAGCAAACATGTTTGCAAATGGGCTGGCATGCCTTGCCAAGCTGCCCGCTTCAGTCGAGCGCGACCGGAAGGAATTGCAGCTCGAACTGGAACGCGGCGATGTTCTCTACGCCACCTTCGGCTATGTCACGCAGGAAGGCAGCGCCGCCTATCGAAACGTCATGCGGCTCAGCGAAAAGTTGGGGGATACCGAAGCGCCGATCCGCGCTCTTGATGGGCTTTTCGGAACGGCTTTCAACTCCGCTCACTTCTCAGACGCGGAATGGGCGAGCGATCAATTACTCGATATCGGCAGAAGCCGCACCAATCTCAAGGCACTGGTGCTGGGGCTGCAATTCAAGGGCATGAGTCTCTTCGCCCAGGGGCATATCGGGCAGGCCCGCGACTACCTCGAACAATCTCTTCAATACGAGGCGCGATCAGGCGAGATCGGCAGCGATTTCCCGAGCATGGCAATGCTTTATCTCTCGTGGACACTGCAACTGGCCGGCTCCGATGAGGCCGCACTGCAGTTGTATCGCGCCGCCGAGGTCAACGCGCGCCAGCATTCCGCCTATAGGCTCGCAGCTTGCCTCGGCAATGGCTGCATTCTCATGGCCCTTCGTAACGACGTCGGCCCACTTCGGGAGATGATCGACGAATTGATCCCGCTTGCGGAAGAGAATGGATTTCGCATGTGGCTGAATATGGCTTCGTTCTTCCAGGGCTTGAGCATGGTCCGAACGGATGGCGATTTGCGTGGTTTGGAGAAGATGCGCAAGACTTGTGACAATCTCGGCGAGCAAGAAATCGATAAATCCTGCTATCTTGGACTGCTTGCCGACTGCTATCTCGCAACAGGCGATATCGAGAACGCTGCCGCCACACTCAACCAGGCGCTCGATCTGGTCAGCCATACGGGCGAACACTATTTTACCGCCGAGCTGTTGAGGCTCAAGGCTGAAGTGCAGCGGCGCACCAATCCGTCGGCAGACGATATCGAAGGTACGCTGCAGGAGGCCATCGCGTTTGCGCGCAACCAGGGCGCTGCAAACTGGGAGCGCAAGACAATGGCAAGCCTTGCCAAACTGTCCCAGCTTTCAACGTGA